The following are encoded in a window of Arthrobacter sp. NicSoilB4 genomic DNA:
- a CDS encoding DUF3188 domain-containing protein, whose product MLKEFWDSAPTTYKVLVFSAMGLLGVGIVLNLIGNSSGNQDLAVASLAVIGLGLVLHIAGIVVRGQTIRKNLKR is encoded by the coding sequence GTGCTGAAAGAATTCTGGGACTCCGCGCCAACCACCTACAAGGTGCTGGTTTTCAGCGCCATGGGCCTGCTCGGCGTCGGGATCGTCCTGAACCTGATCGGCAACAGCTCGGGCAACCAGGACCTCGCCGTCGCCTCGCTCGCCGTGATCGGCCTCGGCCTGGTGCTGCACATCGCCGGGATCGTGGTCCGCGGCCAGACGATCCGCAAGAACCTCAAACGCTAG
- a CDS encoding DUF2797 domain-containing protein has protein sequence MTDTRYLVHGVFWDAEPGAAAEAGPSGGGHPVMRLQDPDGGWTDLAIGAGTRLGFRLAAAGKHCLGHHKVHGPADRDHVLCPARAQAVRGSQCERCFVVDDSRLIHDFHRGGRVPPGLRAYLMQPHWLYVATFAGGASKVGTAANLRKWKRLAEQGAVVARYVARADDGRVVRILEDIVTRDAGLPQQVRSAAKAAALTGPAPAVELDALNSRLAAGARELLAGVGGGGFGVVDEPWLRPGFSDAACAPAARHAYPHELSAGTHGFRIDSLSGSIALASLDGADLEFVVNLGQLKARTIELGDHGTDVPAVQESLF, from the coding sequence GTGACCGATACCCGCTATCTGGTCCACGGGGTCTTTTGGGATGCCGAGCCGGGCGCAGCGGCGGAGGCCGGCCCGTCCGGCGGCGGGCACCCGGTGATGCGCCTGCAGGACCCCGACGGCGGCTGGACGGACCTGGCCATCGGTGCCGGCACCCGGCTGGGCTTCCGCCTCGCGGCGGCGGGGAAGCACTGCCTGGGGCACCACAAGGTCCACGGGCCCGCGGACCGGGACCACGTCCTCTGCCCGGCCCGGGCGCAGGCCGTCAGGGGCAGCCAGTGCGAGCGGTGCTTCGTGGTGGATGATTCGCGGCTTATCCACGACTTCCACCGCGGCGGACGCGTGCCGCCCGGGCTGCGCGCCTACCTGATGCAGCCGCACTGGCTGTACGTCGCCACCTTCGCCGGCGGCGCCAGCAAGGTCGGCACCGCCGCGAACCTGCGGAAGTGGAAGAGGCTCGCCGAACAAGGCGCCGTCGTCGCCCGCTACGTCGCCCGAGCCGACGACGGCCGGGTGGTCAGGATCCTCGAGGACATAGTGACCCGCGACGCCGGCCTTCCGCAGCAGGTCCGGTCTGCAGCCAAGGCCGCAGCCCTGACCGGGCCAGCCCCCGCCGTCGAACTGGATGCCCTGAACAGCAGGCTGGCCGCGGGCGCCCGCGAGTTGTTGGCCGGCGTCGGGGGCGGCGGTTTTGGGGTCGTCGACGAGCCCTGGCTGCGGCCGGGGTTCTCTGATGCGGCGTGCGCGCCGGCGGCACGGCACGCCTACCCGCACGAGCTCAGCGCGGGAACCCACGGGTTCCGGATCGACTCGCTGAGCGGCAGCATCGCACTGGCCAGCCTCGACGGCGCCGACCTTGAGTTTGTCGTCAACCTCGGGCAGCTGAAGGCCCGGACCATCGAGCTCGGCGACCACGGCACGGACGTTCCGGCGGTCCAGGAGTCCCTGTTCTGA
- a CDS encoding CoA ester lyase: MTSTTTAGTVRPQRNIPAEIARSWLLVNAMKTELFDQSAMSRADAIILDIEDAVDPSQKDAARANVVDWLTAGGSAWVRINDATSPFWADDLAGLRGTPGLLGVMLAKTESADQVTESFHRMDGKTPVIPLVESAVGIEEANNIAKAQGAFRLAFGSGDFRRDTGMAATPEAMSYPRAKLVVASRVGNLPGPIDGPTVGTNHPILREQTGITVMMGMTGKLCLAIDQTHVINEVISPTPSDVAWATDFMADFEANGRVIRDGSDLPRLGRAEKIMKLAVAFGVQPAL, translated from the coding sequence ATGACCTCCACCACCACCGCCGGGACCGTCCGGCCTCAACGCAACATTCCGGCCGAAATCGCCCGCTCCTGGCTGCTCGTGAACGCAATGAAGACCGAACTCTTCGACCAGTCGGCCATGTCCCGCGCGGACGCCATCATCCTGGACATCGAAGACGCGGTGGACCCCTCCCAGAAGGACGCGGCCCGCGCCAACGTCGTGGACTGGCTGACCGCCGGCGGCAGCGCCTGGGTCCGGATCAACGACGCCACCAGCCCCTTCTGGGCCGACGACCTCGCCGGGCTCCGCGGCACCCCCGGCCTGCTCGGTGTGATGCTCGCCAAGACCGAATCCGCTGACCAGGTCACCGAAAGCTTCCACCGCATGGACGGCAAGACGCCGGTCATCCCGCTCGTCGAGTCCGCCGTCGGCATCGAGGAAGCCAACAACATAGCCAAAGCCCAGGGTGCGTTCCGGCTCGCCTTCGGCTCGGGCGACTTCCGCCGTGACACGGGCATGGCCGCCACCCCGGAGGCCATGTCCTACCCGCGCGCCAAGCTGGTCGTGGCCAGCCGCGTCGGCAACCTGCCCGGCCCCATCGACGGCCCCACGGTCGGCACCAACCACCCCATCCTCCGCGAGCAGACCGGCATTACCGTCATGATGGGCATGACCGGCAAGCTCTGCCTCGCGATCGACCAGACCCACGTCATCAACGAGGTCATCAGCCCCACGCCGTCCGACGTCGCCTGGGCCACTGACTTCATGGCCGACTTCGAGGCCAATGGCCGCGTCATCCGCGACGGCTCGGACCTGCCCCGCCTGGGCCGCGCCGAGAAGATCATGAAGCTCGCGGTAGCCTTTGGGGTGCAGCCGGCCCTCTAG
- a CDS encoding aldo/keto reductase: MGLGGSWSPEPYSSAHVDEAAAAVDAALDAGITLFDHADIYRAGKSEAVFGEVLANTPGLRERIRLQTKCGIRVNEQGMEGFYDLSRDAILERVNQSLGRLRTEYVDVLMLHRPDPLMDPAEVASAVGQLMAEGKVRALGVSNMSGAQIEVLQDRLETPVVANQLEMSLLKRAWLESTVLVNHAEGTDYSFPHGTVEHCVRHGITLQAYGALARGLYTGAPAPAPSAAEEATTGLVAQLAAEKKTTGEAILLGWLMKHPAGIAPVIGTANPDRIRACADAAAVAASMTRTEWYGLWVTARGSNIP; encoded by the coding sequence ATGGGCCTGGGCGGCAGCTGGTCGCCGGAGCCGTACTCGTCCGCGCACGTGGACGAGGCGGCTGCCGCCGTCGACGCTGCCCTTGATGCGGGCATCACCCTCTTCGACCATGCCGACATCTACCGTGCCGGCAAGTCCGAGGCGGTGTTCGGCGAGGTGCTGGCCAACACCCCGGGACTGCGCGAGCGCATCAGGCTGCAGACCAAGTGCGGCATCCGGGTAAACGAGCAGGGCATGGAGGGGTTCTACGACCTGAGCCGGGACGCCATCCTGGAACGCGTCAACCAGAGCCTCGGCCGGCTCCGCACGGAGTATGTGGACGTGCTGATGCTCCACCGCCCCGACCCGTTGATGGACCCCGCGGAGGTTGCCTCCGCCGTCGGGCAGCTGATGGCGGAAGGCAAGGTCCGGGCGCTGGGCGTGTCCAACATGTCCGGGGCGCAAATCGAGGTCCTGCAGGACCGGCTCGAGACCCCGGTGGTCGCCAACCAGCTGGAAATGAGCCTGCTCAAACGCGCCTGGCTGGAGAGCACGGTGCTGGTCAACCACGCCGAGGGAACTGACTACAGCTTCCCGCACGGCACCGTGGAGCACTGCGTCCGGCACGGGATCACCCTGCAGGCCTACGGCGCCCTGGCCCGGGGCCTCTACACCGGGGCGCCGGCCCCGGCGCCGTCTGCGGCGGAGGAAGCGACCACCGGGCTCGTGGCGCAGCTGGCGGCGGAGAAGAAGACCACCGGGGAAGCGATCCTGCTCGGCTGGCTGATGAAGCACCCGGCCGGCATCGCCCCCGTGATCGGCACCGCCAATCCGGACCGCATCCGCGCCTGCGCCGACGCGGCTGCGGTGGCTGCATCCATGACCCGGACCGAGTGGTACGGGCTCTGGGTGACGGCGCGGGGCAGCAACATCCCGTAA
- a CDS encoding glycoside hydrolase family 13 protein, whose product MSNTATLATLSGTDLAADPNWWRQASVYQIYPRSFSDSNGDGLGDIKGITAKVPYLKELGIDAVWLSPFYPSALADGGYDVDDYRDVDPKLGTLEDFDEMSAALHAAGIKLIADIVPNHSSNRHIWFQEALASPRGSDARERYIFRDGKGENGKIPPSDWESVFGGPAWERITEPDGTPGQWYMHIFAKEQPDLNWSNREIRDDFLKTLRFWSDRGVDGFRVDVAHALTKDLTEPLLSRVELSEANSGTDGFDDGSHPFWDRDEVHEIYVEWRQVFNEYNPPRTAVAEAWVHASRRGRYASPEGLGQAFNFDLLQADFDAEEFHEIITRNLAEATESGASSTWVFSNHDVVRHATRYGLPKGGGRHAKGQDGKGWLLAGAPAEELDVELGLRRARAATQLMLALPGSAYLYQGEELGLQEVADIPDAERQDPTFFRNKGVEIGRDGCRVPLPWAAEGTSFGFGDGGAHLPQPAWFGRYAVAAEDGVEGSTLEFYRRALKLRRELQTSEELEWHTAASPDVLHFGRPGGWQTVTNFGDMPVELPAGEVLLSSGPLDGNLLPGSTTVWLR is encoded by the coding sequence TTGTCCAACACCGCCACGCTGGCAACCCTGTCCGGTACCGATCTCGCCGCCGATCCCAACTGGTGGCGGCAGGCCTCCGTGTACCAGATCTACCCGCGCAGCTTCTCCGACTCGAACGGCGACGGCCTCGGCGACATCAAGGGCATCACGGCGAAGGTTCCCTACCTGAAGGAACTCGGGATCGACGCCGTCTGGCTCAGCCCGTTCTACCCCTCGGCCCTCGCCGACGGCGGCTACGACGTCGACGACTACCGCGACGTCGACCCCAAGCTCGGCACGCTGGAGGACTTCGACGAGATGTCCGCAGCCCTGCACGCCGCAGGCATCAAGCTGATCGCGGACATCGTCCCGAACCACTCCTCCAACCGCCACATCTGGTTCCAGGAGGCCTTGGCGTCGCCCCGCGGCTCGGATGCGCGTGAGCGCTACATCTTCCGGGACGGCAAGGGCGAGAACGGCAAGATCCCGCCGTCGGACTGGGAATCCGTCTTCGGCGGCCCGGCCTGGGAGCGCATCACCGAACCGGACGGCACCCCCGGCCAGTGGTACATGCACATCTTCGCCAAGGAACAGCCGGACCTGAACTGGTCCAACCGCGAAATCCGCGACGACTTCCTCAAGACCCTGCGCTTCTGGTCCGACCGCGGCGTGGACGGCTTCCGCGTGGACGTTGCGCACGCCCTCACCAAGGACCTCACCGAGCCGCTGCTGTCCAGGGTCGAACTGAGCGAGGCCAACAGCGGCACTGACGGCTTCGACGACGGCTCGCACCCGTTCTGGGACCGCGACGAGGTCCACGAGATCTACGTCGAATGGCGCCAGGTCTTCAACGAGTACAACCCGCCGCGCACCGCCGTCGCCGAAGCCTGGGTCCACGCCAGCCGCCGCGGCCGCTACGCGAGCCCGGAAGGCCTGGGCCAGGCGTTCAACTTCGACCTCCTGCAGGCCGACTTCGACGCCGAGGAATTCCACGAAATCATCACCCGCAACCTGGCCGAAGCCACCGAGTCCGGCGCGTCCTCCACCTGGGTGTTCTCCAACCACGACGTCGTCCGCCACGCCACGCGCTACGGCCTGCCCAAGGGCGGCGGCAGGCACGCCAAGGGCCAGGACGGCAAGGGCTGGCTCCTGGCCGGCGCCCCGGCCGAGGAGCTCGACGTCGAACTCGGCCTGCGCCGTGCCCGCGCGGCCACCCAGCTGATGCTCGCCTTGCCGGGCTCCGCATACCTCTACCAGGGCGAGGAGCTCGGACTGCAGGAAGTCGCGGACATCCCGGACGCCGAGCGCCAGGACCCGACCTTCTTCCGGAACAAGGGCGTGGAGATCGGCCGGGACGGCTGCCGCGTGCCGCTGCCCTGGGCCGCGGAGGGCACTTCCTTCGGCTTCGGCGACGGCGGCGCGCACCTGCCGCAGCCGGCCTGGTTCGGCCGCTACGCCGTCGCGGCAGAGGACGGGGTCGAGGGGTCCACCCTTGAGTTCTACCGCCGGGCACTGAAGCTGCGCCGCGAGCTGCAGACCTCGGAAGAGCTCGAATGGCACACCGCGGCAAGCCCCGACGTGCTGCACTTCGGCCGCCCCGGCGGCTGGCAGACCGTAACCAACTTCGGTGACATGCCCGTCGAGCTGCCCGCCGGTGAGGTGCTGCTCAGCAGTGGACCCCTGGACGGTAACCTCCTGCCGGGCAGCACCACCGTCTGGCTGCGATGA
- a CDS encoding ROK family protein, translating into MKPTAAAATPQLLRRVNAQSVLGVIRTTEVATGTELMTRTGLTRASVIAVCEDLIRRGWIRELDARTEEQPLGPRKGRPARRFALNATAGFVLGIDIGAATTTAAVADLRGTVVGRSSESFRATDIPAEERTDVVDRACRSALAAAGTGPGAVLAVGAGIAAPVDRDGKVLGTQHFWSLFDVGLRAALQELHGWTVLLENDANLAALGERWRGSGAGVDDLVVLLAGERLGAGVLESGRLLHGRGGAAGEMGYLDLVEGVGSSDGIASLARQWSAAGGGPAGGGEASARRVFEDAAAGDPAALAILDRISDRMARVIASVSSFINPELVVIGGAVAESAGALLPGITALLPRYTATPPRVTVSPLGDSIVTVGAVRHALDYVEANALELELARG; encoded by the coding sequence TTGAAGCCGACGGCAGCCGCCGCCACCCCCCAGCTGCTGCGCCGGGTGAATGCCCAGTCCGTGCTCGGCGTCATCCGGACCACGGAGGTGGCCACCGGCACCGAGCTGATGACCCGGACCGGACTGACGAGGGCCTCGGTCATTGCCGTCTGCGAGGACCTGATCCGGCGCGGCTGGATCCGCGAGCTGGACGCCCGCACCGAGGAACAGCCCCTGGGCCCGCGCAAGGGACGTCCCGCCCGGCGCTTCGCGCTCAATGCGACGGCAGGTTTCGTGCTGGGCATCGATATCGGCGCCGCCACCACTACGGCGGCCGTCGCGGACCTCCGCGGCACCGTCGTCGGGCGCTCCAGCGAAAGCTTCCGGGCCACGGACATCCCCGCCGAGGAGCGGACCGACGTCGTCGACCGTGCGTGCCGCTCGGCGCTGGCGGCAGCCGGGACCGGTCCGGGCGCGGTCTTGGCCGTGGGGGCGGGGATCGCCGCTCCGGTGGACCGCGACGGCAAGGTGCTGGGGACGCAGCATTTCTGGAGCCTGTTCGACGTCGGGCTCCGCGCGGCGCTTCAGGAACTCCACGGCTGGACAGTACTTCTGGAGAACGATGCCAACCTTGCCGCCCTGGGCGAACGCTGGCGGGGTTCCGGCGCCGGCGTCGACGACCTGGTGGTGCTCTTGGCCGGTGAACGGCTGGGCGCCGGCGTGCTGGAGTCCGGGCGGCTGCTGCACGGCCGCGGTGGCGCGGCCGGTGAAATGGGCTACCTGGACCTTGTGGAGGGCGTCGGCTCCAGCGATGGCATCGCCAGCCTGGCCCGGCAGTGGTCCGCAGCCGGCGGCGGTCCCGCCGGGGGCGGCGAGGCGAGCGCCCGGCGCGTCTTTGAGGACGCCGCCGCCGGGGATCCCGCCGCACTGGCCATCCTCGACAGGATTTCTGACCGGATGGCCCGGGTCATCGCCTCCGTGTCGAGTTTCATCAATCCCGAGCTGGTGGTGATTGGCGGCGCTGTTGCTGAATCGGCGGGGGCACTGCTCCCCGGCATCACGGCACTGCTCCCCCGCTACACGGCAACACCCCCGCGCGTGACGGTCTCGCCCCTGGGCGATTCGATTGTCACGGTCGGCGCCGTCCGGCACGCGTTGGACTACGTCGAGGCAAACGCCCTGGAGCTGGAGCTGGCTCGGGGTTAG
- a CDS encoding NAD(P)H-binding protein, protein MTRIAIIGGHGKVALELSRILAEEGLDVTSFIRNPDHGADVEATGAMPVVLDVEHATTADIAEALRNHDAVVWSAGAGGGSPERTYAVDRDAAIRSMDAAAAAGVGRYIMVSYFGAGPDHGVPEDHGFFAYAEAKAAADAYLRGTDLAWTILGPGALTDGPGNGLVDVDPADDSGKRDTARANVALVAAAVLGLPSTAGRTIEFRDGDLPIAAALEPVS, encoded by the coding sequence ATGACGCGAATCGCAATCATTGGCGGCCACGGCAAAGTGGCTCTGGAACTGTCCCGCATCCTGGCCGAGGAAGGACTGGACGTTACGTCATTCATCCGCAACCCGGACCACGGGGCGGACGTCGAGGCCACCGGCGCCATGCCCGTGGTCCTGGATGTTGAACATGCGACGACGGCGGACATCGCCGAGGCGCTGAGGAACCACGACGCCGTCGTCTGGTCGGCCGGTGCCGGCGGTGGAAGCCCGGAGCGCACTTATGCCGTGGACAGGGACGCCGCCATCCGGTCGATGGACGCGGCGGCCGCGGCCGGCGTCGGGCGCTACATCATGGTGTCCTACTTCGGAGCCGGCCCCGATCACGGTGTCCCCGAGGACCACGGGTTCTTCGCGTACGCCGAGGCCAAGGCGGCCGCCGACGCATACCTGCGTGGAACGGACCTAGCTTGGACCATCCTGGGGCCCGGAGCGCTCACCGACGGGCCCGGCAACGGACTGGTCGACGTCGACCCCGCGGACGACTCCGGGAAGCGGGACACGGCCCGCGCCAACGTTGCCCTCGTCGCGGCGGCCGTGCTGGGCCTGCCCTCCACGGCCGGGCGCACCATCGAATTCCGGGACGGGGACCTGCCCATCGCCGCCGCCCTGGAACCGGTAAGCTAA
- a CDS encoding acyltransferase family protein, translated as MSAPLRARDPAANVACMLKGIMTITADRQERNLPRLTRRNSAGGARKGHRTDIQALRALAVGLVVLNHLWPQRLPGGYVGVDVFFVISGFLITSHLVRELQASGRIRLGAFYARRVRRLLPAAFLVLVASLILAGLTLPCTRWESTVEEVLGSTFYFENWLLAAKSVDYSAMNESATVAQHYWSLSVEEQFYLLWPLGLVALFAVARRTRKNSTSVLVAGIGLATLASLICSVYITAVAPNQAYFATPVRIWEFGVGAGLAFVGALPSVSRRLRNVGAVAGFTTILATALAFNHETPFPGWTAIVPVMGTALVILAGSGGMRMWHDRFTGLKPVQFVGDISYSLYLWHWPLIVVAPFVAGADLTFGVRLLVLAAAVGLAWLTKTFVEDRWIKQGGPRDRPRRVFIGLVAGMVAVSLAALSLGLLGVQRSDQAAAKAERLAANPCRGAAVVDRNEDCGDPWTMPVALPHMGPVNSYTHSPEECQTNDNTLRDGLEGHPASCDLSGGDPNAETVWLVGDSHAQQWQTAIFELAKERHWKLKWSYFGGCPLVDARLSGHGGRPADPATTADCQRWGQTVATAIERDRPSRVFVSMFAAGEQIDDGTGRSQTAQYADGLVRHWKRWLAVGAKVQPIYDPPLNGAVRSAECLALNPENPQSCAVPRDKALPSDPMAAAVEELNHPMVRPVDLSRYFCDDTSCYSAVGGVAVYYDPDHLNREYLRGVTPAFGQRVD; from the coding sequence ATGAGCGCACCGCTGCGTGCTCGAGATCCGGCAGCGAATGTCGCCTGCATGTTGAAGGGAATCATGACAATCACGGCCGATCGGCAGGAGCGCAACCTCCCGCGACTTACCAGGCGGAATAGTGCAGGCGGTGCGCGCAAGGGCCACCGGACGGATATCCAGGCGCTGAGGGCACTTGCTGTCGGCTTGGTGGTTCTAAACCATCTTTGGCCTCAACGTCTTCCCGGCGGTTATGTCGGCGTTGACGTGTTCTTTGTGATTTCCGGGTTCCTGATCACCTCGCACCTTGTCAGGGAGCTTCAGGCGAGCGGCCGCATTAGGCTCGGGGCGTTCTATGCCCGGCGAGTCAGGCGCCTTCTGCCGGCCGCGTTCCTGGTCCTTGTTGCCTCCCTGATTCTCGCTGGGCTCACGCTCCCGTGCACCCGGTGGGAATCCACGGTCGAGGAGGTGCTGGGCAGCACCTTCTACTTTGAGAACTGGCTCCTCGCCGCCAAGTCTGTTGACTACTCCGCCATGAATGAATCGGCAACGGTGGCCCAGCATTACTGGTCACTATCCGTCGAGGAGCAGTTCTACTTGCTGTGGCCGCTCGGATTGGTGGCGTTGTTTGCAGTGGCTCGCAGGACGCGCAAGAATTCGACGTCCGTCCTTGTCGCAGGCATCGGGCTGGCTACTCTCGCATCCCTCATATGCAGTGTTTACATCACTGCCGTTGCGCCCAACCAGGCTTACTTCGCGACTCCCGTCCGAATCTGGGAGTTCGGCGTAGGCGCAGGGCTGGCATTCGTGGGCGCCTTGCCGTCAGTGTCGCGCCGCCTGCGGAACGTGGGCGCCGTTGCTGGCTTCACAACGATTCTGGCCACCGCCCTCGCGTTCAACCACGAAACGCCATTTCCAGGCTGGACAGCCATAGTTCCGGTCATGGGCACGGCGCTTGTGATCCTGGCCGGATCGGGCGGGATGCGGATGTGGCACGATCGATTTACAGGGCTCAAGCCGGTGCAGTTCGTAGGCGACATTTCCTACTCGCTGTATCTGTGGCATTGGCCGCTCATTGTTGTCGCACCCTTCGTCGCAGGCGCCGATCTGACGTTCGGCGTTCGGCTCCTCGTTTTGGCGGCGGCAGTGGGGCTCGCTTGGCTGACCAAAACCTTCGTTGAAGACCGGTGGATCAAACAAGGTGGGCCACGGGACCGGCCGCGGAGAGTGTTCATCGGCCTTGTGGCGGGCATGGTGGCCGTTTCCCTGGCCGCCCTCAGCCTGGGCCTCCTCGGTGTCCAACGATCAGACCAGGCCGCCGCCAAAGCCGAAAGGCTCGCCGCTAATCCGTGTCGCGGAGCCGCCGTAGTAGACCGGAATGAAGACTGCGGCGACCCTTGGACAATGCCCGTGGCCCTGCCCCACATGGGCCCTGTGAACTCGTACACCCATTCTCCTGAAGAGTGTCAGACCAACGACAACACGCTCCGGGATGGCCTTGAGGGCCACCCGGCCTCGTGCGATCTTTCGGGGGGCGATCCCAACGCCGAGACCGTGTGGCTGGTCGGTGATTCTCACGCGCAGCAATGGCAGACAGCCATTTTTGAGCTCGCGAAAGAGCGTCACTGGAAGCTGAAATGGAGCTACTTCGGCGGCTGCCCGCTCGTGGACGCACGACTTTCCGGCCACGGGGGGCGGCCCGCTGATCCAGCCACGACCGCCGATTGTCAGCGGTGGGGCCAGACTGTTGCCACGGCCATAGAGCGGGACAGGCCCAGCAGGGTGTTCGTCAGCATGTTCGCCGCAGGTGAGCAAATAGATGACGGAACCGGCCGCTCCCAGACGGCGCAGTATGCCGACGGGCTCGTCAGGCACTGGAAGCGCTGGCTGGCGGTTGGCGCCAAAGTCCAGCCTATTTACGACCCGCCGTTGAACGGCGCAGTGCGAAGCGCTGAGTGCCTGGCCCTCAACCCGGAGAATCCCCAAAGCTGCGCCGTTCCGAGAGACAAGGCGTTGCCGTCAGACCCCATGGCGGCCGCGGTAGAAGAACTGAACCACCCGATGGTCCGGCCCGTGGACTTGAGCCGGTATTTCTGTGACGACACCAGCTGCTACAGCGCCGTAGGGGGCGTTGCCGTCTACTACGACCCGGATCACCTGAACAGGGAATACCTTCGGGGAGTGACGCCGGCATTCGGCCAGCGGGTGGACTGA
- a CDS encoding DEAD/DEAH box helicase, producing the protein MPENQNNSVETELATENSPVDVETSETAAPAAGSAPEFTEAPANVEAPAAAEAAPQADTKNEATAAPAKEEDAEEEGVKFVDLGIDGRVLAALQDVGYEKPSPIQAATIPLLLEGRDVVGLAQTGTGKTAAFAVPALSRLAELHDLNGPSRKTQALVLAPTRELALQVAEAFTSYAKHIDDFTVLPVYGGSAYGPQLAGLRRGAQVVVGTPGRVIDHISKGSLDLSELQYLVLDEADEMLRMGFAEDVEQIFQQTPAGRQVALFSATMPSQIRRMSKQYLNNPAEVQVKSKTTTGANTRQRYLQVMGPHKLDALTRILEVEEFEGVIAFVRTKMATEDLADKLRSRGFQAAAINGDIPQQQRERTVEALRDGKIDILVATDVAARGLDVERVSHVVNYDIPHDTESYVHRIGRTGRAGRSGDAILFMTPREKYLLRSIEKATRQPVEQMHLPTAETVNTLRLGKFAERITETLESEDVAAFRDLISSYEEEHNVPASEIAAALAVMAQGGQPLLVKELPAAPEFQKRERSKDGFGSRGPTRTLTEGNATYRIAVGRRQRVMPGSIVGAIANEGGISSAQIGGIDIRADHSLVELPADLSADQLKALSRTRIGGELIHLELDNGRKPSGDRGSYQGGSRGGDRGGYSGGGDRGGNFKGNGGFKREFRKNDGERSSADRGGRSFSDRNERGVGTDAARKPRTEGGFKPRNKW; encoded by the coding sequence ATGCCCGAAAATCAGAACAACTCCGTCGAAACCGAACTCGCCACCGAGAACAGCCCGGTCGACGTCGAGACTTCTGAAACGGCTGCCCCCGCAGCCGGCTCCGCCCCGGAATTCACCGAGGCTCCTGCGAACGTTGAGGCTCCGGCTGCTGCCGAGGCCGCGCCGCAGGCTGACACCAAGAACGAAGCCACGGCTGCCCCGGCTAAGGAAGAAGACGCTGAAGAAGAAGGCGTCAAGTTCGTTGACCTCGGCATCGATGGCCGCGTCCTCGCTGCCCTGCAGGACGTCGGCTACGAGAAGCCGTCCCCGATCCAGGCAGCAACCATCCCGCTGCTGCTCGAAGGCCGCGACGTCGTGGGCCTCGCCCAGACCGGTACCGGTAAGACTGCAGCATTCGCAGTACCGGCACTGTCCCGTCTGGCCGAACTCCACGACCTCAACGGCCCGTCCCGCAAGACCCAGGCCCTGGTGCTTGCCCCGACCCGTGAGCTCGCCCTCCAGGTCGCCGAAGCCTTCACCTCCTACGCCAAGCACATCGACGACTTCACCGTCCTCCCGGTGTACGGCGGCTCCGCCTACGGCCCCCAGCTCGCCGGCCTGCGCCGCGGCGCCCAGGTTGTTGTCGGTACCCCCGGCCGCGTGATCGACCACATCTCCAAGGGTTCCCTCGACCTGTCCGAGCTCCAGTACCTTGTCCTGGATGAGGCCGACGAGATGCTCCGCATGGGCTTCGCCGAAGACGTGGAACAGATCTTCCAGCAGACCCCCGCGGGCCGCCAGGTTGCGCTGTTCTCCGCCACGATGCCGAGCCAGATCCGCCGGATGTCCAAGCAGTACCTGAACAACCCGGCCGAGGTCCAGGTCAAGTCCAAGACCACTACGGGTGCCAACACCCGCCAGCGTTACCTGCAGGTCATGGGCCCGCACAAGCTGGACGCGCTGACCCGCATCCTGGAGGTCGAAGAGTTCGAGGGCGTCATCGCCTTCGTCCGCACCAAGATGGCCACCGAGGACCTCGCCGACAAGCTGCGCTCCCGCGGATTCCAGGCTGCCGCCATCAACGGCGACATCCCGCAGCAGCAGCGTGAGCGGACGGTCGAGGCCCTGCGTGACGGCAAGATCGACATCCTCGTCGCCACCGACGTCGCCGCCCGCGGCCTCGACGTCGAGCGCGTCAGCCACGTGGTCAACTACGACATCCCGCACGACACCGAGTCCTACGTCCACCGCATCGGCCGCACCGGCCGTGCAGGCCGTTCCGGCGACGCGATCCTGTTCATGACGCCGCGGGAGAAGTACTTGCTGCGTTCCATCGAGAAGGCAACCCGCCAGCCGGTGGAGCAGATGCACCTGCCCACGGCCGAGACCGTCAACACACTGCGCCTGGGCAAGTTCGCTGAGCGCATCACGGAGACCCTCGAGTCCGAGGACGTCGCAGCGTTCCGCGACCTCATCTCCTCCTACGAGGAAGAGCACAACGTGCCGGCGTCGGAGATCGCCGCCGCGCTGGCCGTCATGGCCCAGGGTGGACAGCCGCTCCTGGTCAAGGAACTGCCGGCAGCGCCCGAGTTCCAGAAGCGCGAGCGCTCCAAGGACGGCTTCGGCTCACGCGGCCCGACCCGCACCCTGACCGAGGGCAACGCCACCTACCGGATCGCCGTCGGACGCCGCCAGCGCGTCATGCCGGGTTCCATCGTTGGTGCCATTGCAAACGAAGGCGGCATCTCCTCGGCCCAGATCGGCGGAATCGACATCCGCGCGGACCACTCCCTCGTGGAGCTCCCGGCGGACCTGAGCGCCGACCAGCTGAAGGCCCTGTCCCGCACCCGGATCGGCGGCGAGCTGATCCACCTCGAACTGGACAACGGCCGCAAGCCTTCCGGTGACCGTGGCAGCTACCAGGGCGGCAGCCGCGGCGGCGACCGCGGCGGGTACTCCGGCGGCGGCGACCGTGGTGGCAACTTCAAGGGCAATGGCGGCTTCAAGCGCGAGTTCCGCAAGAACGACGGCGAGCGGTCCTCCGCTGACCGCGGCGGACGCTCCTTCAGTGACCGCAACGAGCGTGGCGTCGGCACCGACGCGGCCCGCAAGCCGCGCACCGAAGGCGGCTTCAAGCCCCGCAACAAGTGGTAA